From a region of the Tachypleus tridentatus isolate NWPU-2018 chromosome 1, ASM421037v1, whole genome shotgun sequence genome:
- the LOC143233739 gene encoding vitellogenin-like: protein MRIALGIALFFLSAFTNARRDVHSGQLHRYVYRGRLLSGIPTLTPQFSGLEILSDLLIQPHRSTLSSGQGDYLVKLENIQVAKLLHKIIPDPYTADIPKDFSHSSYYEKVLGKAIPVTFRDGLVASFQVHPTEPTWSLNIKKGILSLLQLNYGKIATKEVNYQNDRTRFHPKVFSVYEDGIGGLCETQYTVDSIHSPDVPVYDNVLNITKLKNYNNCVKRSVFGHDNHAIRGCPWHCSHEKLSETEPEDVEKKRSCGCPTGYETNDDIVKSFVSTKYNIRGTINNPVLESVLSEGKSVISIEGSDVVVLAHQNLTLRSVEPVREISTEQNRLIKYTSLVYELPDSRVPQSDIYKPTSSYRPTETVRYSRNYLRPRQLNNRIPSFFQHPDIQYQEFVKSEEKQFTEEPYSQQYPSSEDTLDIPYLSVATHIDRRVMRNTARDILESLTVDVLRGDLSVSDVISFKVLNLVNALSVLKVDDLRALLQKVLPVERKYGTAEREQVRGVRELYVVNNITFFTSKIFCYPGLHLLVTLDKSKLNYV, encoded by the exons ATGAGGATAGCACTAGGGATAGCTCTCTTCTTCCTGTCGG CTTTTACCAACGCCAGACGTG ATGTCCATTCAGGTCAACTTCACCGGTATGTGTACCGAGGCCGACTTTTGTCTGGCATCCCAACATTGACACCGCAGTTCTCTGGCCTGGAGATCCTAAGTGACCTTTTAATCCAACCGCACCGATCCACGCTGAGTTCTGGACAGGGTGATTACCTAGTAAAG ctTGAAAATATTCAAGTTGCCAAGTTGCTGCATAAGATAATCCCGGATCCCTATACTGCTGATATCCCAAAAGATTTCTCCCACTCCTCATATTACGAGAAAGTTTTGGGTAAAGCTATACCGGTCACATTCCGGGATGGTTTG GTCGCAAGTTTTCAAGTACATCCCACTGAACCAACTTGGTCTTTGAACATCAAAAAAGGGATTCTAAGCTTGTTGCAGCTTAATTATGGTAAAATAGCCACCAAAGAAGTGAATTACCAAAACGACAGAACAAGATTTCATCCTAAAGTGTTCAGTGTTTATGAG GATGGAATCGGAGGTCTCTGTGAAACTCAATACACCGTAGATTCCATTCACAGTCCAGACGTTCCTGTTTATGATAATGTTCTCAACATCACCAAACTAAAGAACTACAACAATTGTGTTAAACGATCTGTGTTCGGACATGATAACCACGCCATCCGAGGCTGTCCATGGCACTGTTCCCATGAGAAACTGTCAGAAACTGAGCCTGAAGATGTGGAGAAGAAGAGGTCCTGTGGCTGTCCAACTGGATATGAAACT AATGATGACATTGTGAAGTCCTTTGTATCTACAAAATACAACATCAGGGGCACAATCAACAATCCAGTCTTAGAAAGTGTTCTAAGTGAGGGCAAGTCGGTTATCAGTATTGAAGGAAGTGACGTGGTAGTATTAGCTCA CCAAAATCTCACCCTGCGTTCGGTAGAACCTGTGCGAGAGATTTCAACAGAACAGAACCGACTAATTAAATACACCAGCTTGGTCTACGAACTGCCTGATTCCAGAGTCCCACAATCCGACATCTACAAGCCAACTTCATCTTATCGTCCCACAGAAACTGTTCGCTATTCCCGTAACTATCTCCGCCCCAGACAGCTCAACAACCGCATCCCAAGCTTTTTCCAGCATCCTGACATCCAATATCAGGAGTTCGTGAAATCTGAGGAAAAACAGTTTACTGAAGAGCCTTATTCCCAACAATATCCTTCCTCGGAAGACACCTTGGATATCCCCTACCTGTCTGTTGCAACACACATCGACCGCCGAGTGATGCGAAATACTGCCCGGGACATTCTAGAAAGTCTGACCGTAGACGTTTTGCGTGGAGACCTTTCAGTATCAGACGTTATTTCGTTCAAAGTCTTGAATCTGGTTAATGCTCTGTCCGTCCTTAAGGTAGATGACTTGCGAGCCTTGTTACAGAAAGTGCTTCCGGTTGAGCGGAAGTACGGAACTGCAGAAAGGGAACAAGTTAGAGGTGTGAGAGAACTTTATGTcgtaaataatattactttttttacttctaaaatattCTGTTACCCAGGTTTACATTTATTAGTTACTTTAGACAAAAGTAAGCTGAATTATGTCTAA
- the LOC143233745 gene encoding uncharacterized protein LOC143233745, whose protein sequence is MAEFNEIPRDYSINTLYQLTHSNVSTIPRVAFFNIMQNTGPVWDIPVQLSIVAQGLEQVFDRLVTRSEILSELSTILFGSTKLGVERLRERYETLRDKLNVVLREPEELKVRVLFQLFERTSLYTFDKEHVTEILQTAIQFYQQLEQQVRSGVPGHYIKLIMPSSSFTILSSEIGFPVFLINQKPILLSVRVRDIRVQTPTSSRRSSTFGVEIQPTLQLDVRSDTLRLNIQPKLTKIFYHKTDAYTFVQKSDLVLPPEEPYLGDAVPIRTLPIPLKVRILTLYVLPIPLKVRILTLYALPIPVKVRILTLYALPIPLKYDERYGQEIFGLGIRVRGEAETIWSDLPFYVSQEKGYLAGLLEAFNNLDNTHRQLVVSIEPDNRTPVYEYAITFQYKRTEEKLRVQKEHSIYSQVREEDPIYSQVREEDPIYSQVREEDPIYSQVRKEDPVYRQTWREDPLHHQIRRKKPLYNQRREEDPLYRETRNEDPLYRETRNEDPLYRETRNEDPLYRETRNEDPLYRETRNEDPFHYGLLEKTYSLFKAPFSFFKKNIDVDNSERITPKSSSSRVEKDTVTHSLRLTLEARGHIPLTNVLSIFYTRTLDSRTNWIKIHLQKTRHESYKSYPVEVCLNSVIQFPPTPYVFSFDTTATKDQRIFVDADLRWGHQCLTAENKNVVIKAVFEKSQEQLNVIQPRTAVRLDTTHFSGQWSLPWYYRQCQVDKQIGKSQSYACKLAVVNDSYLDKFTVEVNYEDIPLYLLNITQHLDLALKTYLYPRLQNNPVDVRNPDSKIRITGQFVRQLPGVTLLDLVIEKPTENTVFRKIYVPYLKPVSTLKPVVERHVSVITPEVEPVCSLMEKYITTLDNVTFLLPETSCQYLLSKDCSHEERYAVIVNPSRRERSLLVSISGQQIKLLPSLKQRSPVELVINGQTRTLTLGQPVKTGSQEFPVYIYLEETVSRPIVVLQAEREGLVIEYDGVNARVKVSPRYKGKHCGLCGDFNEESYREFVGPNLCVYTDSQDFVNSYALKDQQCHIPSQPIYPVVCPRTRQYYQEKPVQEESWFQRTHKERLVTEPRCVRNKVWIRYRENNICVSTEPVPVCKEDCIGSLETQELTRHFLCLPHDSPSVRELLEKVKSDTVGELVPNHMDKIEVAKTCHSLYP, encoded by the exons ATGGCTGAATTTAATGAGA TTCCCAGAGACTACAGCATCAACACGCTCTACCAGTTGACCCACAGTAACGTTTCCACAATCCCCAGAGTAGCTTTCTTCAACATAATGCAAAACACTGGCCCTGTCTGGGATATCCCAGTACAG CTGTCAATCGTGGCTCAAGGCTTAGAGCAAGTCTTCGATAGATTGGTAACCCGGAGTGAAATCCTTTCTGAACTATCTACCATTCTGTTCGGTTCCACGAAGTTAGGAGTGGAAAGGCTGCGTGAGCGTTACGAAACACTGAGGGATAAATTAAACGTGGTTCTACGAGAACCCGAGGAATTGAAGGTCAGGGTTCTTTTCCAACTCTTTGAGAGGACTTCCCTGTACACCTTTGACAAGGAGCACGTGACGGAGATACTGCAGACAG CCATCCAGTTCTACCAACAACTAGAGCAGCAGGTACGTTCGGGAGTGCCTGGACACTACATCAAGTTAATAATGCCCTCTTCCTCTTTCACTATTCTGTCTTCAGAGATTGGTTTCCCAGTGTTCTTGATCAACCAGAAACCAATCTTACTTTCCGTCCGTGTGAGAGACATTCGTGTTCAAACCCCAACAAGTAGCCGTCGCTCTAGTACTTTTGGTGTGGAGATCCAACCGAC TCTACAGCTAGATGTCCGCAGCGACACCTTACGACTAAACATCCAGCCCAAACTCACCAAGATCTTCTACCATAAAACAGACGCTTATACATTTGTTCAGAAGAGTGACTTGGTTCTGCCACCAGAGGAACCCTATCTGGGGGATGCAGTACCAATAAGAACTTTACCGATCCCTCTTAAGGTGCGTATCCTCACTCTGTATGTTTTACCGATCCCTCTTAAG GTGCGTATCCTCACTCTGTATGCTTTACCGATCCCTGTTAAGGTGCGTATCCTCACTCTGTATGCTTTACCGATCCCTCTTAAG TACGACGAGAGATACGGCCAAGAAATCTTTGGACTAGGAATCCGTGTACGGGGGGAGGCAGAAACTATTTGGTCTGACCTTCCATTCTACGTGAGCCAAGAGAAGGGTTACTTGGCTGGACTGCTGGAAGCATTCAATAATCTGGACAACACACACCGTCAACTGGTCGTCTCTATCGAGCCAGACAACCGGACTCCAGTCTACGAG TATGCCATCACCTTCCAGTACAAGCGAACTGAAGAAAAATTAAGAGTCCAGAAGGAACATTCAATCTACTCTCAAGTCCGGGAAGAGGACCCAATTTACTCTCAAGTCCGGGAAGAGGACCCAATCTACTCTCAAGTCCGGGAAGAGGACCCAATCTACTCTCAAGTTCGAAAGGAAGATCCAGTTTACCGTCAGACGTGGAGGGAGGATCCTCTTCACCATCAGATCCGTAGGAAGAAACCTTTGTACAACCAGCGGAGGGAGGAGGACCCGCTCTACCGTGAGACACGGAATGAGGACCCGCTCTACCGTGAGACACGGAATGAGGACCCGCTCTACCGTGAGACACGGAATGAGGACCCGCTCTACCGTGAGACACGGAATGAGGACCCGCTCTACCGTGAGACACGGAATGAGGACCCATTTCACTATGGACTTCTAGAGAAGACTTATTCTTTGTTCAAAGCACCATTCAgttttttcaaaaaaaatattgacGTGGATAACTCTGAACGGATCACTCCAAAATCCAGCAGCTCGAGAGTGGAGAAAGATACTGTAACTCACTCCCTCAGGTTGACGTTAGAAGCCAGAGGACATATCCCTCTAACCAACGTACTCAGCATTTTTTATACCCGCACTCTAGACTCCAGGACTAACTGGATCAAAATTCATCTCCAGAAAACTCGTCACGAATCCTACAAATCATATCCGGTCGAG GTGTGTCTCAACTCAGTGATTCAATTCCCTCCGACACCATACGTGTTTTCTTTTGACACAACGGCAACTAAGGATCAGAGAATTTTCGTCGATGCAGACTTGAGATGGGGTCATCAGTGTTTGACAGCAGAAAATAAGAATGTTGTCATAAAG gcCGTTTTCGAGAAAAGTCAGGAGCAACTGAACGTAATTCAACCGCGAACGGCCGTAAGATTAGACACTACACATTTCAGTGGACAGTGGTCACTACCGTGGTATTACAGGCAATGCCAGGTTGATAAGCAGATTGGCAAGTCACAAAGTTATGCCTGCAAACTTGCCGTGGTAAACGACAGCTATCTCGATAAATTCACGGTGGAGGTCAACTATGAAGAC ATTCCTCTTTACCTGCTCAACATAACTCAACATCTGGACTTGGCTCTCAAGACGTATCTATATCCTCGTCTCCAGAACAATCCTGTAGACGTTCGCAATCCCGACAGTAAGATCCGTATTACTGGCCAGTTTGTCAGACAGCTACCCGGAGTGACGCTGCTTGACTTAGTTATTGAGAAACCCACAGAAAACACCGTCTTCAGAAAGATCTATGTGCCCTACCTGAAACCAGTGTCCACACTGAAACCTGTGGTAGAGAGACACGTCAGCGTAATAACTCCTGAAGTGGAGC CTGTGTGCTCTTTGATGGAGAAGTACATTACGACCCTTGACAACGTGACGTTCCTTCTACCGGAGACAAGCTGCCAGTACCTTCTCTCCAAAGATTGCTCCCATGAGGAAAGATACGCCGTTATTGTGAACCCGTCAAGGCGTGAGAGG TCTTTGCTCGTGTCCATCTCTGGTCAACAAATCAAATTGCTTCCTTCGCTGAAACAACGCTCTCCCGTCGAGCTTGTGATTAACGGTCAGACACGAACTTTGACACTTGGTCAGCCGGTCAAGACAGGATCTCAAGAATTCCCTGTGTACATTTACCTGGAAGAAACTGTATCCCGACCTATTGTGGTTCTCCAAGCAGAGCGAGAAGGCCTGGTCATCGAATATGACGGTGTGAATGCAAGAGTTAAG GTATCTCCGAGGTACAAAGGTAAACACTGTGGTCTCTGTGGGGATTTCAACGAGGAGAGCTATAGGGAGTTCGTGGGACCCAACCTCTGCGTTTATACCGACAGCCAAGATTTTGTCAACAGCTATGCCCTCAAAGACCAGCAGTGCCATATCCCATCCCAACCCATCTACCCTGTTGTGTGTCCTCGCACGAGACAGTATTATCAAGAAAAACccgtccaagaagaaagttggtTCCAGCGTACTCACAAAGAGCGTCTCGTTACTGAACCCAGATGTGTCAGAAACAAAGTATGGATCAGGTACCGAGAAAACAATATCTGTGTCAGCACAGAACCCGTCCCTGTCTGTAAAGAGGACTGTATCGGAAGCTTGGAAACCCAGGAGTTGACTCGTCACTTCCTCTGTCTGCCCCACGACAGCCCTTCAGTGAGAGAGTTGCTAGAAAAGGTGAAGTCTGACACGGTTGGGGAACTCGTTCCAAACCACATGGATAAAATAGAGGTAGCCAAAACGTGCCACTCTTTGTATCCGTAA